A window from Fragaria vesca subsp. vesca linkage group LG5, FraVesHawaii_1.0, whole genome shotgun sequence encodes these proteins:
- the LOC101295132 gene encoding uncharacterized protein LOC101295132, whose translation MNLQTLKPTFLRSQHPRKHPSSKRSPLLYVTLISSLLLFLLYFFSLNPTSLLLSNSPKCPSHRFLWYAPHSGFSNQLMELKNGILMAGILNRTLIVPPVLDHHAVALGSCPKFRVSAPNEIRGQVWEHVVELIRSGRYVSMADIVDLSSLVSSSLVRVIDFRDFMSLWCDVNLDFACPNEFNAQPHLLDKLKECGSVLTGVKGNVKCLHAVNEDCRTTVWTYQNGNEDGALDSFQPDEKLKKKKISYVRKRRDVYKTLGPGSESESASVLAFGSLFTAPYKGSELLIDIRESPRDQRIGTLLEKIEFLPFAPEITSAGKKFALETIKAPFLCAQLRLLDGQFKNHWKTTFQGLKQKLDALTQSPLPIHIFVMTDLPETNWTGNYLGDLSRDPSQFKLFFLKESDEVVIQTAKRIVDADHSLKFGSSANIHDGTDQIKKDCPSEVIPDVLLYIEQTVCSCASLGFVGTAGSTIAGSIELMRKFRACSS comes from the exons ATGAACCTCCAAACCCTAAAACCCACCTTCCTCCGATCACAGCACCCCAGAAAGCACCCTTCCTCCAAAAGATCCCCACTCCTCTACGTCACCCTCATCTCCTCCCTCCTCCTCTTCCTCCTTTACTTCTTCTCCCTCAACCCCACCTCCCTCCTCCTCTCCAATTCCCCAAAATGCCCTTCTCACAGGTTCCTCTGGTACGCCCCCCACAGCGGGTTCAGCAACCAGCTCATGGAGCTCAAGAACGGAATCCTCATGGCCGGCATTCTCAACCGGACGCTAATTGTGCCGCCGGTGCTGGATCACCACGCCGTGGCTCTCGGGAGTTGCCCCAAGTTTCGGGTTTCGGCTCCGAATGAGATCAGGGGGCAGGTGTGGGAGCATGTGGTTGAGCTCATAAGGAGTGGGAG GTATGTATCCATGGCTGACATTGTTGATCTATCGTCGTTAGTTTCTTCTTCATTAGTTCGGGTTATAGATTTCAGGGATTTTATGTCCTTGTGGTGCGATGTGAACTTAGATTTTGCTTGCCCTAATGAGTTCAATGCACAGCCTCATTTGCTGGATAAACTGAAGGAATGTGGATCAGTACTAACTGGGGTGAAAGGTAATGTTAAGTGTTTACATGCTGTTAATGAAGACTGCAGAACCACTGTTTGGACATACCAGAATGGTAATGAGGATGGGGCATTAGATTCTTTTCAACCCGATGAAAAGCTCAAGAAAAAGAAAATTTCATATGTTAGGAAACGACGAGATGTATATAAGACTCTTGGACCCGGTTCTGAATCTGAATCAGCTTCTGTGCTGGCATTTGGAAGCCTTTTCACTGCTCCTTACAAAGGTTCCGAGTTACTCATTGATATCCGTGAATCTCCAAGAGATCAAAGGATAGGTACTCTATTGGAGAAGATTGAATTTCTTCCCTTTGCCCCTGAAATTACGAGTGCAGGAAAGAAGTTTGCTTTGGAAACCATAAAGGCTCCTTTTCTTTGCGCACAGCTTAGATTATTAGATGGGCAGTTCAAGAATCATTGGAAAACTACTTTTCAAGGGTTAAAACAAAAGCTAGATGCTTTGACGCAGAGCCCTCTACCCATTCATATCTTTGTGATGACTGATCTTCCTGAAACTAATTGGACTGGAAATTACTTGGGGGATTTGTCTAGAGATCCTAGTCAGTTTAAACTGTTTTTCCTGAAAGAAAGTGATGAGGTGGTAATACAAACGGCTAAACGAATTGTTGATGCAGACCATAGCTTGAAGTTTGGGTCTTCTGCAAATATTCATGATGGAACTGATCAGATTAAGAAGGATTGTCCTTCTGAAGTAATACCCGACGTGCTTCTATACATAGAGCAAACTGTATGCAGTTGTGCTTCTCTTGGATTTGTTGGGACTGCAGGATCAACTATTGCAGGGAGTATAGAGCTAATGAGAAAGTTCCGTGCATGTTCTAGCTAA
- the LOC101295418 gene encoding probable exocyst complex component 6-like yields the protein MDSKSKRRISVENGDAGEDLVLATLIGNGDDLGPIVRHAFEMGRPESLLQQLKHVVRKKEAEIEDLCKTHYEEFILAVDELRGVLVDAEELKGELSSDNFKLQEVGSTLLVKLEELLESYSIKKNLAAAIKMSKNCVQVLELCVKFNKHMSEGQFYPALKTLDMIEKSYLKNVPVRTLRMVIEKRIPLIKLHIEKKVTSQFNEWLVQIRSSAKDIGQTAIGHAASARQRDEEMLDRQRKAEEQNLPGLGDFAYTLDVEEIEEESVLKVDLTPLYRAYHIQSCLGIQEQFWEYYYRNRLLQLNSDLQISSTQPFVESYQTFLAQIAGYFIVEDRVLRTAGGLLLAEQVETMWDTAVAKLKSLLEVQFSQMNSATHLLLVKDYVTLLGCTLRQYGYEVGPLLETLNKSRDKYHELLSEECRQQIANVIANDTYEQMVLKKESDYENNVLSFNLQTTDITPAFPFIAPFSSTVPDACRIVRSFIKGSVDYLSYGTHSTVYDVVKKYMDKFLIDVLNELILNTIQGGSIGVSQAMQIAANISVLERACDFFLRHAAQLCGIPTRSVERPQAGLTAKVVLKTARDEAYHALLNLVNAKLDEFMQLTQNINWTSEEPTQGENEYINEVVIYLDTLLSTAQQILPLDALYKVGSGALDHISNSIVSAFLSDSIKRFNANAVMGINNDLKILESFADDRFHSTGLSEIYKDGSFRGFLIEARQLINLLSSSQPENFMNPVIREKNYNTLDYKKVASICEKFKDSADGIFGSLSNRNTKQSARKKSMDMLKKRLKDFN from the coding sequence ATGGATTCGAAATCCAAGAGAAGAATTTCTGTGGAAAATGGGGATGCCGGGGAGGACTTGGTTCTCGCTACGTTGATTGGGAATGGAGATGACCTGGGTCCTATTGTCAGGCATGCATTTGAGATGGGGAGGCCGGAATCACTCCTTCAGCAGCTCAAGCATGTGGTGAGAAAGAAGGAAGCTGAGATTGAGGACCTCTGTAAGACTCATTACGAGGAGTTCATTCTTGCAGTTGACGAGCTCCGTGGGGTGTTGGTGGATGCTGAAGAGCTGAAAGGGGAGCTATCTAGTGATAATTTCAAGTTGCAAGAGGTTGGGAGTACTTTGTTGGTTAAACTTGAGGAGCTTCTCGAGTCTTATTCAATTAAAAAGAATTTGGCCGCAGCTATCAAAATGTCCAAGAATTGTGTACAGGTGCTGGAGCTCTGCGTCAAGTTTAACAAGCACATGTCCGAAGGCCAGTTTTACCCAGCATTGAAAACCTTAGATATGATTGAGAAAAGTTACTTAAAGAATGTTCCTGTCAGGACACTAAGAATGGTCATAGAGAAGAGGATTCCATTGATTAAGTTGCACATTGAGAAAAAAGTAACTAGTCAATTCAATGAATGGCTGGTTCAGATAAGAAGTTCCGCAAAGGATATTGGACAAACAGCAATAGGCCATGCTGCTTCTGCGCGCCAGAGAGATGAGGAAATGCTGGATCGGCAAAGGAAAGCAGAGGAACAGAATCTTCCGGGGTTGGGAGACTTTGCTTATACTTTAGATGTTGAAGAGATTGAAGAAGAGTCTGTGTTAAAGGTGGACCTAACTCCTCTATATAGGGCTTATCACATCCAAAGTTGCCTAGGAATCCAAGAGCAGTTTTGGGAGTATTACTATAGAAATCGATTGTTGCAGCTTAATTCAGACTTGCAAATCTCTTCAACACAGCCCTTTGTTGAATCCTATCAAACTTTCTTGGCTCAAATTGCAGGATACTTCATAGTGGAGGATCGGGTCCTGAGGACTGCTGGAGGCCTACTATTAGCTGAACAAGTTGAAACAATGTGGGATACAGCTGTAGCAAAATTGAAATCTCTGTTAGAGGTTCAATTCTCCCAGATGAATTCTGCAACCCATCTTCTCTTGGTGAAGGATTATGTGACTCTGCTCGGCTGTACTCTTAGACAATATGGGTATGAAGTGGGACCACTTCTTGAGACACTTAACAAGAGCCGAGACAAATATCACGAGCTTCTTTCAGAAGAGTGTCGTCAGCAAATTGCCAATGTTATTGCCAATGATACCTATGAGCAGATGGTTTTGAAAAAGGAAAGTGACTATGAAAATAATGTCTTGTCCTTCAATCTCCAGACAACAGATATTACACCGGCTTTTCCATTCATTGCACCATTCTCCTCCACAGTACCTGATGCTTGCCGAATTGTCAGATCATTCATCAAAGGGTCTGTTGATTACTTGAGTTATGGGACACATAGTACTGTCTACGATGTTGTGAAGAAATATATGGATAAATTCTTGATAGATGTGTTAAATGAGTTGATACTTAATACTATTCAAGGTGGCAGCATTGGTGTCTCTCAGGCCATGCAGATTGCTGCAAACATATCTGTACTTGAAAGAGCTTGTGACTTTTTCCTTCGACATGCAGCCCAACTATGTGGGATTCCAACTCGTTCAGTTGAGAGGCCTCAAGCTGGTTTAACTGCTAAGGTAGTTCTAAAGACTGCAAGGGATGAAGCTTATCATGCTTTGCTGAATTTGGTGAATGCCAAGTTGGATGAGTTCATGCAACTGACACAAAATATTAATTGGACTTCAGAGGAACCAACACAGGGTGAAAATGAGTACATAAATGAAGTTGTTATATACCTCGATACTCTTCTGTCCACTGCCCAACAAATCTTACCTTTGGATGCTCTGTACAAGGTTGGGAGTGGAGCTCTTGATCACATTTCCAACTCTATAGTATCAGCTTTTCTTAGTGATAGCATAAAGAGGTTCAATGCAAATGCAGTTATGGGTATCAACAATGACTTGAAGATATTGGAGTCTTTTGCAGATGACAGGTTTCACAGTACTGGCTTGAGCGAAATTTACAAAGATGGAAGTTTTAGAGGTTTCTTGATAGAGGCAAGACAACTGATAAACCTTTTGTCAAGCAGTCAGCCAGAGAATTTCATGAATCCTGTGATAAGGGAGAAAAATTACAATACTTTGGATTATAAAAAGGTGGCTAGTATCTGTGAGAAATTCAAGGATTCTGCTGACGGGATATTTGGAAGCCTTTCTAACAGGAATACCAAGCAAAGTGCTCGTAAGAAATCAATGGACATGCTTAAGAAAAGATTGAAGGACTTCAACTGA